The Blastomonas fulva genome contains a region encoding:
- a CDS encoding polyphosphate kinase 2 family protein: MSIQLSDYEKGASYDGDYAEVLKGLQERLSHAHARHIVHGRRAIIVLEGWDAAGKGGIIKRMTAEWDPRYFQVWPISAPTPYERDRHFLWRFWQKLPGSREVCVFDRSWYGRVLVERVEGFCSERDWKRGYDEINEFEAQQVDGGTTVIKMFLHVTQATQDKRLADRLSVPEKRWKVTQEDFRNRAKRDEYLAAIHAMFKQTDTRWAPWAVFDGNNKKAARIAALTYLADRLDASVPKDLPDADPVLVAMARDAFGYKG, translated from the coding sequence ATGAGCATCCAGCTTTCCGATTACGAAAAGGGCGCATCGTACGACGGTGATTATGCCGAAGTGCTCAAAGGGCTGCAGGAGCGGCTGTCGCACGCACACGCCCGGCACATCGTCCACGGCCGCCGCGCGATCATCGTTCTGGAAGGTTGGGATGCGGCGGGCAAGGGCGGCATCATCAAGCGGATGACCGCCGAATGGGATCCGCGTTACTTCCAGGTCTGGCCGATCAGCGCACCGACACCCTATGAGCGTGACAGACACTTCCTGTGGCGATTCTGGCAGAAGCTGCCCGGCAGCCGCGAGGTGTGCGTGTTCGACCGGTCCTGGTACGGCCGTGTGCTGGTCGAACGGGTCGAGGGCTTCTGCAGCGAGCGCGACTGGAAGCGCGGCTATGACGAGATCAACGAGTTCGAGGCGCAGCAGGTCGATGGCGGCACCACGGTCATCAAGATGTTTCTGCATGTCACCCAGGCGACCCAGGACAAACGGCTCGCCGACCGCCTGTCGGTTCCCGAAAAGCGCTGGAAGGTGACGCAGGAAGACTTTCGCAACCGCGCCAAGCGCGATGAGTATCTCGCGGCAATCCACGCCATGTTCAAGCAGACTGACACGCGCTGGGCACCCTGGGCGGTGTTCGACGGAAACAACAAGAAAGCCGCGCGCATCGCCGCTTTGACCTATCTGGCCGACCGGCTGGATGCCAGCGTGCCGAAGGACCTGCCAGACGCCGATCCTGTGTTGGTCGCCATGGCGAGGGACGCGTTCGGCTATAAGGGCTGA